The genomic DNA CAAAGCATCGTACAGATATGTGTAACATGAAAGGTTTAAATACTGACAAGCTTAGTACGTGAACTCTCCAGTTTATAGTTACCTTCGGGTCTTTAGAGTCTGTGAGCACTATAATCCATTGGTTCCCTTTGTGGACCCATACTTTGTGCAGCTGTTTCTATGCTTATGCTGACTCATGGAGGTCATATTCTATAATAAGtatttctgtaaataaaaaaaaaataaaaaaacctgaGCGGTTATGAGCAATAACTAGTTGTTCTTCATTATATCAGGGTCATAATAGGTCTTTTTTTGGCAATGAGTCTGTGTTAACttgttaagaaaagaaaagcatggtttagatatgaataaataaaccccCAGTATAAATAAACCCCCAGTATAAATAAACCCCCAGTATAAAACATGTTGAAAAAATGCTAATAacctaaaccagagaagaatgAGGAAAGTCTTTAGTATAGCCTTAATTTGGAATATAAACCTGTATATTTTTGGCATTCTGTAGCACTCTCTGTACACTTCGGTGTGTGATGGTATGTGCTCTTTGTGTTTACAGCTTATCTACGAGAGCTTTGCCAGATATCTGGTGGAGCATAAAGGATATGACAAAGACCTGCTGAATCTAACTCCTGCTACCTGGGATTTCTGGTgagtcagcagcagcatcagttTTGTCGGCCTAAAGCAAAATGGGACAGAAACACGTGTAATGAATATCTGACGATCCCTCAGGTACTACATTCATCTGATATTAATGGCTAAAAAAGAAGTAACATCTTTGAAGAACAGAATGTTAACCTGCACTTCATCATTGATGAATGTATCTTTCCCTCTGCTGTGTTGACTGTTAGTAGGCCAGTACTAACCCATATCCAAGTAAAATCAATATTCGCATTCAGATGTCACTATCAGCACCCACCGAAGTGCAAACATTCCTATTCACAGTTTTCGTTTGTGTGAAGCCCTGAAGGGCAGAGTACCATTCAACCTTACTGAACATTTCATCAAACCATAGTGCAGACATATCAATTTGTTTCAAACCACAAATATTCTGCCTCTCATATGTACAAAACCAAAGAAGTGTGGACATACTGAAAGTTgtattttaatcacttttaatCAATCAAAGTCATTGCAGGAGCTCCACTTTGGTGGTTTtcttttaacccttgtgtggtgttcgtatttttgttactcagccagtgttcatgggtctggtggacccgctagagttttggctttccaaattaacactatcaaacaattttatgttaaatgactcaacagatgtttacttcatcccaattacaagccatatgaacagcaaacatggttaattttttccctttacctttgttagatcacatttatgaattaatgtgcttctcgtttttcttttatataaaatgttataaaaaaatctgttataatcaagtggagtgagtggaaagacacaacacatttacacgtgaagcaatatgtttcacaactaaatgggatcagctgctcatcaatggtgacattaggcccagggttgtaaaacaggggaggtggtgcacacacttatcccacactgtcctgatggcaggtagcttgtctctctgccgtcgagctggtctgtcgtctcggttatcaaaacggataatcctggaaattttgtTGAAGTTTTCCAGAAACATTGATGCATGGAAAGGTTCTTGccggtttctgcatcccacagggattctgtggattcccctttggacctgaaaactccagcaaggataagaaccccaaagtaggcctttggggttcttagatggatttggtccatctccttccacctctctccaaaaacacaccttccttctagattactgcaatccagaataattttctggatggaatctgggatgaaaagctcaaatgaagacttgatgtcctgtcagccgtgttggccctggcttatcacagtagcagctctgcagggtggctcatttcttgggcaagaagaccattcaatttcaccagttattgacatccatatttcttcacttgctgtctggtgggcttgttctggtcctggagctggctgcagatggggtactcgtcttcgttttgttactaaatggtgctcaacctcatcctcttcttcaaagtcactgtcagactcagaaatgtgaaatattctgaaacctctttgtcaacatcatcatcagaagcccctctctcttccaaaatcaattggatggccctcgcagcagataatcttttgccatcttgatcagttgtgataaagaaccacactggcaaagtcttatttatagtattatgcccctaatttgcaggtgggacagggtatgagaaaataaaatttggatccctaaagaaagagggtaaaatgtgcGGGAATGTAAGAGCAGACAGTGTtgatagttgaattttcaacaatgttgcaactttgtgcggagcaggaggggaagaaaacactatcagcagcaccagaaaggaggaagacagagtgtgggaacacaggacctacactttcaacacttttattagacctgggtccagtggacccgaacaccttgtatgtaatgtaaatgcgtggggggaggtacagtatgaggtcattgaaaattTGTTCAGATtcatgttcttcacagaaaataagccaaagccaatgaatttcaggttgaaaaaataattaattgtttaatttttcttttgaaaaaaaactgaaaacgggtctcacagacccgaacaccatacaagggttaagtaTATCTTGAGTACTTTCACCAGGACAAAAGCATGAAAAAGAATGTCCCTTATATATTCTGTATAAAAGGTATGCAAAAGTTTTACATCTGAATGGGTCAAAATTTCCTCTTCAAAAGGGATGTCAGGACACAAAAGACAAGCTAATTCTTCAGCTAATTGGCTAATGCTAGCTGGATAAGGTAGTGATAGTGTTACAAAATTCATGTTGGTGTTTTCAGGTTGAAAAGATAATTAATAATGAATCAATTTGGAGttgtttttgcacttttatGGCATCTACACCCTGATAACAGTCTTTAAGTTACAATAAAATGCAAGAAACTTTATTGTAATTTACCcacacattattatttttttttttatcagatttACAAAGTTGTGCATGGACACAGTCTTGTTTAATAAATGTTAGTCGTCTTGTGCTTTTACACCTGTGGCTCATTCCCTCTCCCTTTATTAGCCATGGATGGATGTAAATTCACAATAGAAATGTGTGTTTAGCAATCTTAGATCTGATATCagacagcaaaagaaaaactacTCAAAGGAGAAAGAGTAATGGAGGCTATCAACTCTACATTTAGAACAAAAGGACCTGGCAgatgtaaaaaggaaaaaagtacaTCAGTTCGCAGAAAGAAAACATCAGCTATTTATAGCACCCATTTATTAGGGTAcaatttgaaatgtgaaaatgttgctgttaaatgttaaatatggCTTCACCTTATTATTTTGCTCAAGTCCAAAGGTCTTGccttgcttaaaaaaaagagttgtAGGTATGGTCAGACGTACGCCTGGTGTTGCTATAGTTCTACAGCACATTTCCCATTTATGCAAGTTTTTGTGCATACACATTCTTTATCCATCTGGCTGTGGCGTATAAGCATTTTCCCCTGAACACACGGTGAAACCAACAATTGGTAGGCTCAACAGATGGCAAACAATTGCTTGACCACtgattttgtacttgtaaatcaagTAACTGCAGATAGTTTTTCTAACAGAGActtttgtgttcagttttaaaGGGCTAGTGGTGGATCTGGAGGATGGAAACCTTGTAAAGCTAGCGGAAGATGGAACTGTCTTAAGGTATGAGTCTGCATCATGACAGTTTCAGCGTTCACAGAACTTCAAAGTGAGATGATAACTTTATCAcggtttttcttctgtttgaaTAGAGCGACACATGGAACCAGTGATCTCAGCACAGAAGAAATCATCAAACATTATGGCCCCAAAAGAGAGTGGAATCACTTTAATAGCCTCAGTACCTCCTTCACGAGATCTTGTATGATGTTTACATCCATCTGTATCAATCAGTAACTGTAAGCTGTTAGCTCCTGACCTCTTAATATCTCCCATATCACTAGAGACCTGTGGGTTGGTGATGTCTTCTCCTTTATATGGAAATTTCACCTATTTGGGATACCTTACTGAATAATAATCTTAAACTGAATAATAAGCTTACAGCAGATTGCATGTGAAAAACTTGATTTGAAAGGTAATAGCTTTCACTGTAATGTTTTTGAAActgtgcttttttaatttgtggcTAAATGGTTTGCCAGTGACTTGTTGGAGCTTAAGCAGTTGAGAAGCTAATGtatattttctttatattttttcacagttttttttttacatttcattcatttgctaATATTTTCTTTTGGTCTTTGCAGCAAAATACTACTTCTATGATAACTACTTTGATCTGCCTGGTGCCCTTCTCTGTGGACGAGTCGTTGACATGTTGCACAaggtcatttttgtttttttactgtgaGATTTGTAATATTGGTTGGCATTTTCATGAAGAGAACACATACTGAAActtaatttatgtttgtttctCAAACAGCGAGGAAATGAGGTGAATTCTGACTTTTGGAAAGACATGGTGGCTGCCATTGACCACAATTACAACACATCTGCGTTCAGAGGTAAGAATTTTATTACAAACCTGCATACATTTTAGATTTCTTATGAGAAGAACACAAATTAACACACATAGGTAATCTTTCGTTTTCAAATAAGAACttttattccatgtttggtCAGTGAGTGGTACATAACTTAACACATCCAAGGAGACATagttgtttagaaaaaatggtttgaattttttttatcttacgTTCCTTTCCTGATCACAGTGCTTGTGAGAATGTGCTGATCTCTAATGACATATAGTACACGTTTGCCTTCTTGTATGTctttttatatgtatattacAGGAAAATTCTTAAACAACAGacattaataaaacaaacacaagtaaaagacatgctgtaaaTGTTACAGGCAGTTGTAGAGCACCACTTAAAGTATCATGTATCTTATGTTGTTATGTTTCATGGATTTTAAAATTCCAAAGgcacacacaaagtaaactgGGGAAAGTGATCATTtttaatctgcaataaatttcTGAACAACTTCTTAGCAAATTGAAGACATTTAATGAGGCGGTTAAACCTTTAAAACTTGTAAccacatttttctttaatctgCAATCCAAATTCTGAACTTTGTAAAGTGATATTTTTCTCTgagtatttaaatgttttataagGTTTTGAGGTTTATTTGGATTTGTGAAATCACGTTGAGGCAATCAAGAACCCAGAGAAACCGCAGTGAACATTATCGGCAGCAAATATGCCATTACTCTCCTCATCAGGGACCTGAATATAGACTCTGTCACCTGTATACAGCTGGAGAACAGCACTGCCTGCCATCTCATCCAGGAAGCCCTTGTTGTACTCATCATAGGTGAAAAGAACTGGCTCCTCATTTCTGTAGAGGGCCACCAAAGCATTGGCACCATTGACATGAAAGTGATAGCTGAAATAGTAGAGGCCTGGGACCTGGCAGGTGAACACGCCACTGTGAGGGTCATAATGGTTCTCGCCATTGTACAGAATCTGGTTAAACTGAATAGGGGTTACCGCTGGGGGGTAGGCCGTGGTTAGCACAGCACTAAAAGCGGACATAGGAGCCTTAATCATCTGAGGCATCACAACCTCATGAGATTTGATTGGCATGCTCTTCTCATGGTGGTAGACCATTTCTCCTGGTGGACCAGGTGGTCCAGGAGGACCAGCAGGACCTGGGAGACCATCATGACCTCTGGAACCAGGAATTCCAGGAGGACCATGGGGACCAGGAATTCCCTTAGCTGTCAAGCCAGCTGGGCCAGGTGGACCTGGAAGACCTGGATGACCCTTGAATCCAGTGGGACCTGAAGGACCAGGAGGTCCAACGGGTCCCATTGGTCCAGGCAGTCCAGACTCACCGCTTTTACCTGGTGCTCCTGGGGCGCCAGTGTGTCCCTTTGGCCCTTGGGCACCATTAATACCTGGGAGTCCTGGGGCACCTTGATGGCCTTGTGAACCCTTTGGACCTTGAGCACCATTATGACCTGGGATTCCCGATGGACCTACTGCTCCAGGGGTACCTGGTTTTCCAGTGAAACCTGGAGCTCCCTGTTCTCCTTTGGTTCCTCTTGGGCCCGGTGCACCTACCATGCCAATGTCACCTTTGGGCCCAACTGGGCCTGTCTCACCCTGAAATCCTCTTGCACCCTGTGGGCCAGCTGGACCCATGGGACCAGTAGCACCTGGCTGACCGGTAAATCCAGTTGGGCCTGGCTCTCCTTTTTGACCAGTAGTTCCTGGACTACCGGGGGCTCCTCTGCTACCTGGAATTCCAGGTTCACCTGTTTTGCCAACACCTGGCATGCCAGGTGAGCCTGGTTGACCAGCAGGACCCTGTGGACCTTTTACTCCCATTGGTCCAGGCATACCTGGGGTGCCATTCTGACCGGGTTTTCCTGGTGCTCCTGTGCCTGGTTGCCCAGTATGACCCTTTGGCCCTTGCACACCCATTGGTCCAGGTGAACCATCTCTTCCAGGCTCACCAGGCTTGCCAGGTTCTCCAGGATAACCGGTGGCACCAGGTTTACCAATTCCAGGTTTTCCAGGCATTCCAGATGGGCCCATTGGCCCAACAGGCCCTGCTGGTCCTTGAACGCCAGGAACTCCAATGCCTCTCTCTCCTTTGGGTCCATGAAGACCAGGAATTCCAGGATGTCCCTTTAAACCAGGCTCTCCTCTTGGACCCATTGCTCCAGAGATCCCAGCTGGTCCAGGTTTTCCAACAGAAGAAAGTCCAGCAGGTCCAGGAGATCCAGGGGTACCAGGTGCACCTCTGTGACCCATTGGTCCAGTTGCGCCAGGCTGACCTCTTTCTCCAGGCTTTCCAGGGGCGCCTGGTTTTCCAGGGCTACCTGAGACACCAGGTTTACCTGCTTGAGTGAAACCAGGTGGTCCGGGTGGTCCAGGTGGGCCTTGTGGTCCAGTGTGTCCCACACCACTCTTTCCAGGAGGTCCAGGAGGTCCCATTGGTCCTGGCTCACCTGGAGGACCTTGAGGGCCTGGCTGGCCTTCAACAGCTAGGGattacaaaaacccacaaaaaaagtaattaatcaGTTGATAGAATGTATATGTCAAAATGTTATTATGCCTCCGTTTTTTCTGGTTTTAGCTTTTGCTCAGCTCTATCTTTATCTTTGAATTTAGTAAATGTATTgatgaactgaaattgaatttatatgTTGAGATAGTGGCTTCATAATAGAGCATCTTGTGTCCATTTATTGTACAGCCTTTTATGACCCTTGAATAACCCTGACATCTGATATCTTCTCCATAAGATCACAATCTGACTTGAAACACTGATCCCTGTAAATTGTGGAGTGGGTTTTTCACAGCATGATCTTCACAGCACAGTAATCTGTGGTGTTGCTCCCACACAGTTTATGCTTGCTGGTATAAGACCCAGTTGTACCCTCTCCTATGAACAGCAGCTGTATATGTCCACCCAATACTGCACCCATCCTTTTCCTGTACTGCCCATGCTAGTAAATGTGTAGTTGGTGGCATCAAATCAACATCATCTTAATGCATTTCGTGCCATATAAAGTACAATACAAGTACAAGTAATGGCTAAAGTGGGATGAATATGTGTGCTAAACTGGTGTATAATGCCAGTTTGTAGTGGAAGTTAGTGTTCACTAAATTTACAGCTATAATATAGGTGTAGTTAAGCATAGTTCCTTTTCTCCAACAATACAAACTATTTATAGCTTTACTCCAATTTAACAGTAGATAGGGAGCATCATGGACAAAGTTGGCAGTTTGTTCTTCAAACCTAAGGCAACACACATAACTTCCAGACAGTCTAGTTGTGTTgtctcttgacctcttaacatCAAACAGGTTGCTAGCAGACTGGTTTGGATTAGGATTAGGTTCACATATACCATGTATCAggagtttttgtcttttttgaaaTATGCAAATAGAAATCGTTAAAAAATGGGGGGTTAACTGCAGGatcaaaatgcatgtaagagATTTGATTTGAAAGGCAACATTTTTTTAGTTTCTGAAAATATGCCCGTTTGGTGAAAATCAACCCTAacctcaagtcttttgcagatgACATGGCTGAGATTAAGAGATTACATTTGTTGTTCATGCATTGGAATTTTTACTGATGACTTAAACTTACAtgtattatttttcagtttggtACTATCTTAAAGTTAATTTAATACTTTTAGTGAAAGTAAAGTAAAGGACACAGTTTCCAGAGCTGTCTACCTTTAAGTAtctttataaataatataattatcattttcatttctactgtaaaaatgaaaacctGAGCACTCTGAGCTTTAATATTAACAAGACAAATCATTTATATAAATGCTGTAGCTTTTCATCATAACTCTGGATGCATCCTTGTCAAATGAAGCCCTGTCAGAGAAACAAATCAAATGGTGCTGGCCTCTCTTTTGAGATGgtgttttgagaaaaaaaagttctcTGAGAGGGCTATCATTTTCCTGTCACATAAAGGCTGTGCTTGAAACCTCACAGGAGATGTTTGTCCAGAAGTGGGAATTTTTGGCAGCCAAGAAAACCACAAAATGAAGGTGATGATACTGGCCTCGGTAGCTAACCCCTGATCTGAACTGCGTGTTG from Maylandia zebra isolate NMK-2024a linkage group LG15, Mzebra_GT3a, whole genome shotgun sequence includes the following:
- the col10a1b gene encoding uncharacterized protein col10a1b; translated protein: MDLRVTSLLLVLLALAEATPERYYHVPKVSKTPYPVKSHAVEGQPGPQGPPGEPGPMGPPGPPGKSGVGHTGPQGPPGPPGPPGFTQAGKPGVSGSPGKPGAPGKPGERGQPGATGPMGHRGAPGTPGSPGPAGLSSVGKPGPAGISGAMGPRGEPGLKGHPGIPGLHGPKGERGIGVPGVQGPAGPVGPMGPSGMPGKPGIGKPGATGYPGEPGKPGEPGRDGSPGPMGVQGPKGHTGQPGTGAPGKPGQNGTPGMPGPMGVKGPQGPAGQPGSPGMPGVGKTGEPGIPGSRGAPGSPGTTGQKGEPGPTGFTGQPGATGPMGPAGPQGARGFQGETGPVGPKGDIGMVGAPGPRGTKGEQGAPGFTGKPGTPGAVGPSGIPGHNGAQGPKGSQGHQGAPGLPGINGAQGPKGHTGAPGAPGKSGESGLPGPMGPVGPPGPSGPTGFKGHPGLPGPPGPAGLTAKGIPGPHGPPGIPGSRGHDGLPGPAGPPGPPGPPGEMVYHHEKSMPIKSHEVVMPQMIKAPMSAFSAVLTTAYPPAVTPIQFNQILYNGENHYDPHSGVFTCQVPGLYYFSYHFHVNGANALVALYRNEEPVLFTYDEYNKGFLDEMAGSAVLQLYTGDRVYIQVPDEESNGIFAADNVHCGFSGFLIAST